In the Candidatus Electrothrix rattekaaiensis genome, one interval contains:
- the nagZ gene encoding beta-N-acetylhexosaminidase codes for MELSRMFLVGFDGCTVKQGHWLRKALETSPPAGVILFDRNVDGTVQNFTSPQQLKELTAELADVAANPLLIAVDQEGGRVCRLKEQAGFLRTKTAAELGQQSPEDATLPAAEAMAAELAEYGINLNLAPVADLNLNPDNPIITRYERSFGAGSDTVAAHCQAFIEGHHKHGVACCLKHFPGHGSASGDSHLGFVDISEDWQEKELDPYKIMIENGKIDAVMTAHVVHYGLDPSGLPATLSPVLLKSMLRQNLGFDGVIMTDDLQMQAIASRYGFKEAVQRAVLAGADLLIVGNNLERNPDALEQGVQAVQELLDQGRISEKRIQASLQRVELLLHF; via the coding sequence ATGGAATTAAGTCGGATGTTTCTTGTCGGATTTGACGGATGTACAGTCAAGCAGGGGCATTGGCTGAGAAAGGCGTTGGAAACCTCTCCGCCAGCGGGTGTCATTCTTTTTGATAGGAATGTCGATGGGACTGTGCAGAATTTCACCTCCCCGCAACAGCTGAAGGAGCTGACGGCTGAGCTAGCTGATGTAGCAGCTAACCCTTTGCTGATTGCAGTGGATCAGGAAGGGGGAAGGGTGTGCAGGCTAAAGGAGCAAGCCGGTTTTTTACGGACGAAAACTGCTGCTGAACTGGGTCAGCAGAGCCCGGAGGACGCTACTTTACCAGCAGCTGAGGCAATGGCTGCCGAGTTGGCGGAATACGGCATTAATCTGAATCTCGCCCCGGTGGCGGATTTAAATCTTAACCCTGATAATCCGATTATCACCCGATATGAGCGCAGTTTTGGGGCTGGCTCCGATACGGTAGCAGCTCATTGCCAAGCCTTTATTGAGGGACATCATAAACATGGGGTAGCGTGCTGCCTGAAGCATTTCCCAGGGCACGGTAGTGCCTCAGGGGATTCACATCTTGGTTTTGTGGATATCAGCGAAGATTGGCAGGAAAAAGAGCTGGATCCCTATAAGATAATGATTGAAAATGGTAAAATTGATGCGGTTATGACGGCACATGTGGTGCATTACGGGCTTGATCCCTCTGGGCTACCCGCCACTTTGTCCCCGGTTCTGCTCAAGAGCATGCTCCGGCAGAACCTGGGATTTGATGGTGTGATCATGACCGATGACTTGCAAATGCAGGCGATTGCATCACGATACGGTTTTAAAGAGGCTGTCCAGCGTGCAGTTCTGGCAGGGGCTGATCTTTTGATCGTGGGTAATAATTTGGAGCGTAACCCGGATGCCCTTGAGCAGGGTGTTCAGGCTGTTCAGGAGCTCTTGGATCAAGGGCGTATCAGCGAGAAGCGCATCCAAGCCTCACTGCAACGAGTTGAACTCTTGCTCCATTTCTGA
- a CDS encoding ABC transporter substrate-binding protein produces MNKNRRSILWGCCLCLATVLPGQSDATVKLGQSCALTGPASFLGQQVHKGAMSYLNAHAGDEMELLVKDDGYEPIRSLENTETFLKEGVDALFGYVGTPTSKDALPLAMENEVLFFAPFTGASFLSDAQENPYSFAVRASYDAEIENMIRHLKENLKITRIGLFVQRDSFGMAGVRAVVQAQEKIGGVNIVPPIPKVPSAESSMDEWNEFWKSVPNYRRNTVSVGGAVRQVRGHAVDAVILVGSSRPCALAINQWHEIGFNVPMLNISFVGSTALTRRLKDTDNVYISQVVPDPWDNSLPLVKQYQQDMGSDEYGFASLEGYLSAKIFHQALAGVKGEVTTAALKDAIEAMSKYDAGGVDVSFGKDDHRGMDSVYLTKVDKSGDTFKFTYVDTLSPVSPGK; encoded by the coding sequence ATGAATAAGAACAGAAGGAGTATTCTGTGGGGCTGCTGCCTGTGCCTTGCAACTGTTTTACCTGGACAGAGTGATGCTACAGTCAAGCTCGGCCAGTCCTGTGCGCTTACTGGTCCTGCATCATTTCTTGGGCAGCAGGTACATAAAGGGGCAATGTCCTATCTGAACGCACATGCTGGTGATGAGATGGAGCTACTGGTAAAAGATGACGGCTATGAACCGATCCGCTCTCTTGAAAATACAGAAACTTTTCTTAAGGAAGGAGTTGATGCACTGTTCGGCTACGTGGGTACCCCGACATCAAAGGATGCTCTTCCTTTGGCAATGGAAAATGAAGTTTTATTCTTTGCCCCTTTTACCGGGGCGAGTTTTTTAAGTGATGCTCAGGAAAATCCTTATTCCTTTGCTGTACGTGCCAGCTATGATGCTGAAATTGAAAATATGATTCGGCATCTGAAAGAGAATCTGAAAATTACACGGATTGGTCTTTTTGTGCAGCGGGATTCCTTTGGTATGGCCGGGGTACGCGCTGTTGTGCAGGCGCAGGAGAAGATTGGAGGGGTCAATATCGTTCCGCCAATACCGAAAGTACCTAGTGCTGAAAGCTCAATGGATGAGTGGAATGAGTTCTGGAAGAGTGTACCGAATTATCGGAGAAATACGGTTTCGGTGGGAGGTGCTGTCCGCCAAGTCAGGGGACATGCTGTGGACGCAGTCATCCTAGTGGGATCAAGTCGACCCTGTGCGTTGGCTATTAACCAATGGCATGAAATTGGCTTCAACGTTCCCATGCTCAATATCTCTTTTGTCGGTTCCACAGCTTTGACCCGTCGTTTGAAAGATACAGATAATGTCTATATCAGTCAGGTTGTACCGGACCCTTGGGATAACAGTCTTCCACTAGTGAAACAGTATCAGCAAGATATGGGGTCTGATGAATACGGCTTTGCCAGTCTGGAAGGATACCTCAGTGCCAAGATATTCCATCAGGCACTTGCAGGGGTTAAAGGTGAGGTAACAACAGCGGCACTGAAGGATGCGATTGAGGCAATGTCGAAATATGATGCAGGCGGAGTGGATGTCTCTTTTGGGAAAGATGATCATCGCGGCATGGATTCGGTTTATCTGACCAAGGTAGATAAGTCAGGTGACACATTTAAGTTCACTTATGTTGACACCTTATCTCCTGTGTCGCCAGGGAAATGA
- a CDS encoding chemotaxis protein CheW: MAIKKKKSTGAKAKTVSLYLDADEIQGRKPVLLFTASQIDEVLAEVAIQALPFASDYLLGLCAWREQALPIIDLVRFFGLSLSEKEEVGRYVVVRTVDTNLPDNDKKLHSEKVILRCVLKVSDQIISGDIPTDCESLYPKQAGLTPVFVRGLFRCEKEVFILPDIAAIIHSNSVDGVE, encoded by the coding sequence ATGGCGATTAAGAAAAAAAAATCTACCGGTGCAAAGGCGAAAACAGTTTCCCTGTATTTGGATGCTGACGAGATTCAGGGGAGAAAACCTGTTTTGCTTTTTACTGCCAGCCAGATTGACGAGGTGTTGGCGGAGGTCGCTATCCAAGCACTTCCGTTTGCATCAGACTATCTTCTTGGCCTTTGCGCATGGCGAGAACAAGCGTTGCCAATAATCGATCTTGTTCGATTTTTCGGATTGAGCTTGTCGGAAAAAGAAGAAGTCGGGCGATACGTGGTCGTGCGTACGGTTGATACAAATTTACCGGATAATGATAAAAAGCTTCATTCTGAAAAAGTGATCCTGCGTTGTGTTCTCAAAGTTTCGGATCAAATTATTAGTGGAGACATCCCCACAGACTGTGAATCTCTTTATCCGAAACAGGCCGGATTGACGCCTGTTTTTGTTCGAGGTCTCTTTAGATGTGAGAAAGAAGTATTTATTTTGCCTGATATTGCAGCAATAATACATTCGAATTCCGTGGATGGTGTGGAATAA
- a CDS encoding methyl-accepting chemotaxis protein, with protein MAQKAMEKKMLNVKKLFRGGQTIRGKLLFWLLIISLVPMAAIGFVSYKYSSSSLQRQSFEQLETTLAFQYQALRRYFDEQGKKLENISANMRAFQEGAYTKLSAVRALQKKQVKSYFKMRFEDVKMFGESPQQQQVFNDLLKNTSTEPSADFIEFLEDWLVNRDFDSLTLLNQDGKVVFSTDRGVERGAPVQEGTSEWEAVQKGMLETRFIDYRLSSFSALKHVAYFSTPLFSADQSPGLLLFRLKDNALDNIMKDTTGLGETGETYMVGMDGMFRSNSRHFDEPTIANPSFLVDTESIVYALAGEDGEMSVVNYRGDNVLSAYTAVSLYGTTWVLMVEIDQGEAVVPTVEEGEMDILTQFAKTYEFSDLYLVSTDGYIFASAERNKDYLTNILSGPYADSMFGKSVQEVLNTNEMAVSDYAFYEPAGGKAAAFMAVPVMNRDALSMILVLQISNDPINDIMKIREEFEKESGQAELKGHAEMINVDTYLIGSDKLWRSEARNADKYKVKSTLLNPKVKVDTEAVQQALAGKSDTKIMVNSLGEKVLTSWAPVRYKGLNWAIISEVAQEEVDRPAMQLLRIVGLLALIAAVAVILVSLRVAGGVTEQVDEIMQGIAKVEKGEYGEQVKVTSEDELGRMAGSFNQMTTTIQDLIESRQKEHDELQDSIIRLLEEITELADGDLSIRATVTEDVIGTLADSLNLMLEELGTAFGRIKQSAEQVGSTANILSASTGELAGQNNNQSSMLNEAVQEINLLTQAIRAAADQANQSASFSRESSQVATEGAKAVRETSQAMEAIRGNVQNTARSIKRLGESSQEISDFARTINEISDRTSILALNASIQAAAAGEEGRGFAVVAEEIQRLAERAAVSTRQIETLIKNILGEITEAGVSMDASIQEVVQGTTLSQNALARLDEITERSNEVFELIQGVASAAQQQADTTAILATSMGEIGSISLETAEEAMGASVSMQEMAVMGDDMLQAVAIFKLEAEEQADDAAEVLNVDAGVLDA; from the coding sequence ATGGCACAGAAGGCTATGGAAAAAAAGATGTTGAATGTAAAGAAGCTGTTTCGCGGCGGACAGACTATTAGGGGGAAATTGCTCTTTTGGCTCCTGATTATCTCGCTGGTTCCAATGGCTGCCATCGGCTTTGTGAGTTATAAATACTCGTCTTCCTCATTGCAGCGACAGTCCTTTGAACAGTTGGAGACAACTCTGGCATTTCAGTATCAGGCACTCCGTCGGTATTTTGACGAGCAGGGCAAAAAGCTGGAAAATATTTCTGCTAATATGCGAGCCTTTCAGGAAGGGGCTTATACAAAGCTCTCTGCTGTTCGGGCACTGCAGAAAAAGCAGGTAAAATCCTATTTTAAGATGCGTTTTGAGGACGTAAAGATGTTCGGTGAAAGTCCTCAACAGCAGCAGGTCTTTAATGATCTTCTGAAAAATACGAGTACGGAGCCGAGCGCAGATTTTATCGAATTCCTGGAAGATTGGCTTGTTAACCGAGACTTTGATTCACTTACTCTGCTCAATCAGGATGGAAAGGTCGTCTTTTCTACGGACAGGGGGGTGGAGCGAGGGGCACCGGTTCAGGAAGGAACGTCAGAGTGGGAAGCAGTTCAGAAAGGTATGTTGGAAACCCGCTTTATAGATTATCGTCTCTCTTCTTTTTCGGCCTTGAAGCATGTTGCTTATTTTTCCACTCCTCTGTTCAGTGCTGATCAATCACCCGGTCTTTTGCTTTTTCGTCTGAAAGATAATGCCTTGGACAATATTATGAAGGATACGACCGGATTGGGTGAAACCGGTGAAACCTACATGGTCGGTATGGATGGTATGTTTCGCTCCAATTCTCGCCATTTCGATGAACCTACGATCGCCAACCCTTCCTTTCTTGTGGATACTGAAAGCATTGTTTATGCGCTGGCAGGTGAGGACGGAGAGATGAGCGTTGTAAACTATCGTGGTGATAATGTTCTTTCTGCCTATACAGCGGTCAGCCTTTACGGTACGACCTGGGTTCTCATGGTTGAAATTGACCAGGGGGAAGCGGTGGTGCCTACTGTGGAGGAAGGTGAAATGGATATTCTCACACAGTTTGCCAAGACATATGAATTTTCTGATCTTTATCTTGTTTCTACTGACGGGTATATTTTTGCTTCTGCTGAACGCAACAAGGATTACCTCACTAATATTCTTTCCGGTCCTTATGCTGATTCAATGTTCGGCAAATCAGTTCAAGAGGTCTTGAACACAAATGAAATGGCGGTCAGTGACTACGCATTCTATGAACCAGCAGGGGGTAAAGCAGCTGCCTTCATGGCAGTTCCGGTCATGAACCGGGATGCACTTTCAATGATACTTGTTTTGCAGATATCTAATGATCCGATTAATGATATTATGAAGATTAGGGAGGAATTCGAGAAGGAATCCGGGCAGGCAGAACTGAAAGGGCATGCCGAGATGATCAATGTGGACACCTATCTTATTGGATCGGATAAATTATGGCGTTCAGAAGCACGGAATGCCGACAAGTATAAGGTAAAATCTACGCTTTTGAATCCCAAGGTAAAGGTGGATACGGAAGCGGTTCAGCAGGCCCTTGCCGGTAAAAGTGATACGAAAATTATGGTGAATAGTCTGGGAGAGAAGGTGTTGACCTCCTGGGCACCGGTTCGCTACAAAGGACTTAACTGGGCTATTATTAGTGAGGTTGCTCAAGAGGAAGTTGACCGTCCCGCTATGCAGTTGCTGCGAATTGTTGGCCTGCTTGCCCTTATTGCTGCTGTGGCGGTTATTTTGGTCAGTTTGCGTGTTGCTGGCGGTGTGACCGAGCAGGTTGATGAGATTATGCAGGGTATTGCAAAGGTTGAAAAAGGTGAGTACGGTGAGCAGGTTAAGGTGACTAGTGAGGATGAGTTGGGTCGGATGGCTGGCTCCTTTAATCAGATGACAACAACTATTCAGGATCTTATTGAGTCCAGACAGAAAGAGCATGATGAGCTGCAGGATTCCATTATTCGACTTCTTGAAGAGATTACCGAGCTGGCTGACGGTGATTTGAGTATTCGAGCTACTGTTACTGAAGACGTTATCGGAACTCTGGCTGACTCACTCAATTTGATGCTTGAGGAGTTGGGAACAGCCTTTGGTAGGATTAAACAGTCTGCTGAGCAGGTAGGTTCAACGGCAAATATTTTGAGTGCTTCCACAGGAGAGCTGGCTGGCCAGAACAATAATCAGTCAAGCATGCTTAATGAGGCAGTACAGGAAATTAATTTGCTGACTCAGGCCATCAGGGCTGCTGCTGATCAGGCAAATCAGTCAGCAAGCTTTTCCAGAGAGTCCAGTCAGGTTGCTACTGAGGGAGCTAAAGCGGTACGTGAAACCAGTCAAGCTATGGAAGCCATCCGAGGCAATGTGCAGAATACTGCACGATCTATTAAACGTCTTGGTGAGAGTTCACAGGAGATCAGCGACTTTGCCCGGACAATTAACGAAATTTCTGATCGTACCTCTATTCTGGCTTTGAATGCCTCTATTCAGGCAGCAGCAGCTGGCGAAGAGGGACGTGGTTTTGCGGTTGTTGCTGAAGAAATTCAACGTCTGGCTGAGCGGGCCGCTGTCTCAACCAGACAGATCGAAACATTGATTAAAAATATTCTCGGCGAGATCACCGAGGCAGGTGTCAGTATGGATGCCAGTATTCAGGAAGTAGTTCAAGGGACTACGCTTTCCCAAAACGCTCTTGCACGGTTGGACGAAATTACAGAACGTTCAAATGAAGTTTTTGAGCTTATTCAGGGGGTTGCCTCTGCTGCTCAGCAGCAGGCAGATACAACTGCGATCTTGGCGACATCAATGGGCGAGATCGGCAGTATCAGTTTGGAAACAGCTGAAGAAGCTATGGGTGCCTCGGTTTCCATGCAGGAAATGGCGGTTATGGGCGATGACATGTTGCAGGCTGTTGCCATCTTTAAACTTGAGGCAGAAGAGCAGGCCGATGATGCTGCTGAGGTTTTGAATGTGGATGCGGGTGTGCTTGATGCCTAA